In the Kitasatospora terrestris genome, one interval contains:
- a CDS encoding fumarylacetoacetate hydrolase family protein, which yields MRIARFSVREGSPAAGSVSFGVVEGEVNEPDSMVVHALAGHPFGPQQLTGESFRLQDVRLLSPMLPSKIVAVGRNYAAHAAELGNVVPAVPLTFFKPSTAVIGPTESIAYPPFSSDVQHEAELAVVIGRMCREVPLERVPEVIFGYTCANDVTARDVQQREGQWARAKGFDTSCPIGPWIETDLDPDDLAVTCTVNGELRQAGRTSQMVRSVAELIVHISEAMTLLPGDIVLTGTPAGVGPLNVGDEVAVSVEGIGTLANKVIKRG from the coding sequence GTGCGTATTGCCAGGTTCTCCGTCCGGGAAGGGAGCCCTGCAGCGGGCTCCGTCTCCTTCGGCGTGGTCGAGGGGGAGGTGAACGAGCCCGACTCGATGGTGGTCCACGCCTTGGCCGGCCACCCCTTCGGCCCCCAGCAGCTGACCGGCGAGAGCTTCCGTCTCCAGGACGTGCGCCTGCTCTCCCCGATGCTGCCCAGCAAGATCGTCGCGGTGGGCCGCAACTACGCGGCGCACGCCGCGGAGCTGGGCAACGTGGTCCCGGCCGTGCCGCTGACCTTCTTCAAGCCCTCCACCGCCGTCATCGGCCCCACCGAGTCGATCGCCTACCCGCCGTTCTCCTCGGACGTGCAGCACGAGGCCGAGCTCGCCGTGGTGATCGGCCGGATGTGCCGCGAGGTGCCGCTGGAGCGGGTGCCCGAGGTGATCTTCGGCTACACCTGCGCCAACGACGTCACCGCGCGCGACGTGCAGCAGCGCGAGGGCCAGTGGGCGCGGGCCAAGGGCTTCGACACCTCCTGCCCGATCGGCCCGTGGATCGAGACCGACCTCGACCCGGACGACCTCGCCGTGACCTGCACGGTCAACGGCGAGCTCCGCCAGGCCGGCCGGACCTCCCAGATGGTCCGCTCGGTGGCCGAGCTGATCGTCCACATCTCCGAGGCGATGACCCTGCTCCCGGGCGACATCGTCCTGACCGGCACCCCCGCGGGTGTCGGCCCCCTGAACGTCGGCGACGAGGTCGCCGTCTCCGTCGAAGGCATCGGCACTCTCGCCAACAAGGTGATCAAGCGTGGCTAA
- the gltX gene encoding glutamate--tRNA ligase, translating to MANNPDVRVRFCPSPTGNPHVGLVRTALFNWAYARHHGGTLVFRIEDTDAARDSEESYDQLLDAMRWLGFDWDEGPEVGGPHAPYRQSQRMDIYADVAQKLLAAGHAYRCYCSTEELDARREAARAAGKPSGYDGHCRELSADQVAVYEQEGRQPIVRFRMPDAPISFDDLVRGPITFDPKDVPDYGIVRANGAPLYTLVNPVDDALMEITHVLRGEDLLSSTPRQIALYAALAEVGVGNGTTPRFGHLPYVMGEGNKKLSKRDPQASLNLYRERGFLPEGLLNYLALLGWSLAEDRDIFDTDEMVAAFDIDDVNGNPARFDLKKCEHINAEHLRRLAPEEFVRRLVPYLQAPGLLPAEPTAAQLDLLAKVAPLTQERMVVLSEIVNMAGFLFVAPADFAVDPEDAAKVLNQDAAPVLEASIKALEGLADYTPDPIQAALREALVEGLGIKPKFAFTPLRVAVTGRRVSPPLFESMELLGREETLRRLRAALELVPAS from the coding sequence GTGGCTAACAACCCTGACGTCCGGGTCCGTTTCTGTCCCTCCCCGACCGGCAACCCGCACGTGGGTCTGGTCCGCACCGCCCTGTTCAACTGGGCGTACGCGCGCCACCACGGCGGCACCCTGGTCTTCCGGATCGAGGACACCGACGCGGCCCGCGACTCCGAGGAGTCGTACGACCAGCTGCTCGACGCGATGCGCTGGCTCGGCTTCGACTGGGACGAGGGTCCCGAGGTCGGCGGCCCGCACGCGCCGTACCGGCAGTCGCAGCGGATGGACATCTACGCGGACGTCGCGCAGAAGCTGCTGGCCGCCGGCCACGCGTACCGCTGCTACTGCTCCACCGAGGAGCTGGACGCCCGCCGCGAGGCCGCCCGCGCGGCCGGCAAGCCGTCCGGGTACGACGGCCACTGCCGCGAGTTGAGCGCCGATCAGGTCGCCGTGTACGAGCAGGAGGGGCGGCAGCCGATCGTCCGCTTCCGGATGCCCGACGCCCCGATCTCCTTCGACGACCTGGTCCGCGGCCCGATCACCTTCGACCCCAAGGACGTGCCGGACTACGGCATCGTCCGGGCCAACGGCGCGCCGCTGTACACCCTGGTGAACCCGGTCGACGACGCGCTGATGGAGATCACCCACGTGCTCCGCGGCGAGGACCTGCTCTCCTCGACGCCCCGTCAGATCGCCCTGTACGCCGCCCTCGCCGAGGTCGGCGTCGGCAACGGCACCACCCCGCGCTTCGGCCACCTGCCGTACGTGATGGGGGAGGGCAACAAGAAGCTCTCCAAGCGCGACCCGCAGGCCTCGCTCAACCTGTACCGCGAGCGCGGCTTCCTGCCCGAGGGCCTGCTCAACTACCTGGCCCTGCTGGGCTGGTCGCTCGCCGAGGACCGCGACATCTTCGACACCGACGAGATGGTCGCCGCCTTCGACATCGACGACGTCAACGGCAACCCGGCCCGCTTCGACCTGAAGAAGTGCGAGCACATCAACGCCGAGCACCTGCGCCGCCTCGCGCCGGAGGAGTTCGTCCGGCGCCTGGTGCCGTACCTGCAGGCCCCCGGCCTGCTGCCGGCCGAGCCCACCGCCGCCCAGCTCGACCTGCTGGCGAAGGTGGCGCCGCTCACCCAGGAGCGGATGGTCGTGCTCAGCGAGATCGTCAACATGGCCGGCTTCCTGTTCGTCGCCCCGGCCGACTTCGCGGTCGACCCGGAGGACGCCGCCAAGGTGCTCAACCAGGACGCCGCCCCGGTGCTGGAGGCCTCCATCAAGGCCCTGGAGGGCCTGGCGGACTACACCCCGGACCCGATCCAGGCCGCGCTGCGCGAGGCCCTGGTGGAGGGCCTGGGCATCAAGCCCAAGTTCGCCTTCACCCCGCTGCGGGTGGCGGTCACCGGCCGCCGGGTCTCCCCGCCGCTCTTCGAGTCGATGGAGCTGCTCGGCCGCGAGGAGACGCTGCGCCGTCTGCGCGCCGCGCTGGAGCTGGTTCCGGCCTCCTGA